A single region of the Silene latifolia isolate original U9 population chromosome 8, ASM4854445v1, whole genome shotgun sequence genome encodes:
- the LOC141595238 gene encoding uncharacterized protein LOC141595238, which yields MSNLSKLEFLALDISGKNYLSWILDAEMHLTAASLGKTIIEGNKESDEDRSKALIILRRHLDESLKAQYLTVKDPYTLWTELKGRFDHQKDVILPRARYEWMHLRLQDFKSVIEYNSALFQIVSRFKLCGETITESDLLEKTYSTFHASNIVLQQQYRERRFTKYSELIACLLVAEQNNELLMQNHQIHPTSSSPIPEVNATVSERGGKKHGHGLGPKQFINKKKGGYNSKGGNNSYQKKEKRHESICHRCGSAGHWADVCRTPRHLVDLYKASIKAKDAETNFAQYEIPLSSTHLDLPDFKTNAK from the coding sequence ATGTCGAATCtttcaaaattggaatttttAGCCCTCGACATATCAGGAAAGAATTATTTATCATGGATTTTAGACGCTGAAATGCATCTTACAGCTGCGTCTCTGGGAAAAACTATTATTGAGGGCAATAAAGAATCCGATGAGGATCGTTCAAAGGCTCTAATTATCCTCCGTCGTCATCTTGACGAATCTTTGAAGGCACAGTATCTAACGGTGAAAGACCCGTATACTCTGTGGACCGAACTGAAAGGTCGATTTGACCATCAAAAAGATGTTATCCTTCCTCGTGCAAGGTACGAATGGATGCACCTCCGCCTACAGGATTTTAAAAGTGTTATTGAATATAATTCAGCACTATTTCAGATTGTTTCTCGCTTTAAATTATGTGGAGAAACTATTACTGAATCTGATCTTTTGGAGAAAACCTATTCAACTTTTCATGCCTCGAATATTGTTTTACAACAACAGTATCGAGAGCGTCGATTTACAAAATATTCTGAGCTTATTGCTTGTTTATTAGTTGCTGAACAGAACAATGAATTGTTGATGCAAAATCATCAGATTCATCCCACAAGCTCATCACCTATTCCTGAAGTGAATGCTACTGTTTCTGAAAGAGGTGGGAAAAAGCATGGACATGGCTTAGGTCCTAAACAATTCATTAACAAAAAGAAAGGCGGTTATAATTCGAAAGGTGGTAATAATTCCTatcaaaaaaaggagaaaaggcaTGAATCAATATGTCATAGATGTGGTTCAGCAGGACACTGGGCAGATGTTTGTCGTACACCAAGACATCTCGTTGATCTCTATAAAGCTTCTATCAAAGCAAAAGATGCTGAAACAAATTTTGCCCAATATGAAATACCATTGAGTAGTACTCATCTTGACCTCCCTGATTTCAAGACAAATGCAAAATGA